In Nostoc sp. CENA543, a single genomic region encodes these proteins:
- a CDS encoding endonuclease NucS domain-containing protein: protein MTNKNVALRKTEQDWKFIDESELENFVWDNLEEIFGLKPLARQLFVKGEICDILAIGENNQLTIIELKNIEDRYVINQLTRYYETLLEEQPLKSHINYDEPIRLIAICPSFHRHNLIDKKYSKLDFDFFTFFIKHENTDFNFHLTHILNQLEPKVIKINYQEVNFQKLIPDSIPEPPRLLLDWLGALTQTEIDNLTKIRHQILSFDSRIEEMIVNKSILYASKYGKNKIRQCAELCFDRKSKKILLFLWLTIPNRKNQTIVRMQIDTMNDYLTYWRYIPLKEGSISCEKLSFLSINYTFYSVPGNSQNFLYFNGNGNSMIRELDTNNITHLKGGELIFKESADGEIIVDSIKHIVNQALTIWLERIN from the coding sequence ATGACAAATAAAAACGTAGCATTACGTAAAACTGAACAAGATTGGAAATTTATTGATGAGTCGGAATTGGAAAATTTCGTTTGGGATAACTTGGAAGAAATTTTTGGGCTAAAACCATTGGCAAGACAATTATTTGTCAAGGGTGAAATTTGTGACATCCTAGCAATAGGAGAAAACAATCAATTAACTATTATTGAATTGAAAAATATAGAAGACAGATATGTAATTAATCAGTTGACACGCTATTATGAAACTTTGTTAGAAGAACAACCTTTGAAAAGTCATATTAATTATGATGAGCCTATTCGTTTGATTGCTATTTGTCCAAGCTTTCACAGACATAATTTAATTGATAAAAAATACAGTAAATTAGATTTTGATTTTTTCACTTTTTTTATTAAACATGAAAACACTGATTTTAATTTTCATCTAACTCACATTCTTAACCAACTTGAGCCAAAAGTTATAAAAATTAATTATCAAGAAGTTAATTTCCAAAAACTAATTCCAGATAGTATTCCTGAACCACCAAGATTACTATTAGATTGGTTAGGAGCTTTGACACAAACAGAGATAGATAATTTAACAAAAATTAGACACCAAATATTAAGCTTCGATTCCAGAATAGAAGAGATGATAGTAAATAAAAGTATTTTATATGCAAGTAAATACGGTAAGAATAAGATAAGGCAGTGTGCAGAGTTATGTTTTGATAGGAAATCGAAAAAAATACTATTATTTCTCTGGCTAACTATCCCTAATCGCAAAAATCAAACTATTGTCAGAATGCAAATTGACACAATGAATGATTACTTAACATATTGGCGATATATTCCTTTAAAAGAAGGAAGTATTTCTTGTGAAAAATTGTCTTTTCTTAGTATAAATTATACATTTTATAGCGTTCCAGGTAATTCACAAAACTTTCTTTATTTCAACGGAAATGGGAACTCAATGATTAGAGAACTAGATACGAACAATATTACTCATCTTAAAGGTGGAGAGCTAATATTTAAAGAATCAGCAGATGGAGAGATTATAGTTGATTCAATCAAACATATAGTTAATCAAGCATTAACTATATGGTTAGAAAGAATTAATTAA
- a CDS encoding ABC transporter permease, protein MIKTLVIAKNVFQEVVRDRILYIIGFYTLALAVASRALPEYAANTEDKMFLDFGIAAMNVICLIVAIFIGTGLVNKEIEKRTILLLISKPVSRAEFIAGKFFGLSAVLAVLIASMTVIYLLFLQFGNVKYAVGSMLMAAIFLLLQIAVITAVSITFGVFTSSLLAVALTFAVYLMGNITQNLVQLSRMSRNIFMEGITQGLYLVLPDLSRLDLKNEAVYGLQAIPNASTLMGNAVYGVIYITMLLAIAIFLFSRREF, encoded by the coding sequence ATGATTAAAACACTAGTAATTGCTAAAAATGTCTTTCAGGAAGTGGTGCGCGATCGCATCCTGTATATTATCGGATTTTATACTCTTGCTTTGGCTGTGGCTAGTCGTGCTTTACCAGAATATGCAGCTAATACCGAAGATAAAATGTTTCTAGATTTTGGCATAGCAGCAATGAATGTAATTTGTTTAATTGTTGCTATTTTTATCGGCACAGGTTTAGTGAATAAGGAAATTGAAAAACGCACGATTTTATTATTGATTTCTAAACCTGTTAGTCGTGCTGAATTTATCGCTGGTAAATTTTTTGGTTTATCGGCTGTGCTAGCTGTGTTAATTGCTAGTATGACGGTTATCTATTTACTATTTTTACAGTTCGGTAATGTTAAATATGCAGTTGGCAGCATGTTAATGGCAGCAATATTTTTATTATTGCAGATAGCTGTAATTACGGCTGTGTCTATTACTTTTGGTGTGTTTACTAGTTCTTTATTGGCTGTTGCTTTAACATTTGCTGTGTATTTGATGGGGAATATTACACAAAATTTGGTGCAACTGAGCCGGATGAGTCGTAATATTTTTATGGAAGGGATTACCCAGGGTTTATATTTAGTTTTGCCTGATTTATCGCGTCTAGATTTAAAAAATGAGGCTGTTTATGGTTTGCAAGCAATACCAAACGCCTCAACTCTCATGGGTAATGCAGTATATGGGGTAATTTACATTACCATGTTATTGGCGATCGCTATTTTCCTGTTCTCCCGCCGAGAATTTTAA
- a CDS encoding XisH family protein, translating to MSAKDIYHTAVKNAFIKDGWTITADPYPLEYEDIELYPDLAIEKLISETNTQRKIIIEIKSFISPSLIQDFEKALGQYILYRNLIQLAQDEYQEIYLAIKDGIYETFFQRKSIKEIVKLNQLSLVVINMEREEIVEWIN from the coding sequence ATGTCAGCCAAAGATATCTATCATACAGCCGTAAAAAATGCTTTTATTAAAGATGGTTGGACAATTACAGCAGATCCTTATCCGCTTGAATATGAAGACATTGAACTTTATCCAGATTTAGCTATAGAAAAGCTAATATCTGAAACAAACACACAACGTAAAATTATTATTGAAATTAAAAGCTTTATCAGTCCTTCATTAATCCAAGATTTTGAGAAGGCTTTAGGACAATATATTTTATATCGGAATTTAATTCAATTAGCTCAAGATGAATATCAAGAAATTTACCTAGCAATCAAAGATGGAATTTATGAAACTTTCTTTCAACGGAAATCGATTAAAGAGATAGTTAAATTAAATCAGCTTTCCTTGGTTGTCATTAATATGGAAAGGGAGGAAATTGTAGAATGGATAAATTAG
- a CDS encoding XisI protein: MDKLVNYREIIKKTLTDYDVFANRSSKKKYETCLIFDENHDHYLWMSVDWINQKRINNTHVHIRIKNERIYIEEDWTEEGIATELIRLGVPASDIVLAFQPPEVRQYTDFAIA, encoded by the coding sequence ATGGATAAATTAGTGAATTATCGAGAGATTATCAAAAAAACATTAACAGATTATGATGTCTTTGCTAATCGCTCATCTAAGAAAAAGTATGAAACTTGTTTGATTTTCGACGAAAATCATGATCATTATTTATGGATGTCTGTAGATTGGATCAACCAAAAAAGAATCAATAATACTCATGTCCATATTCGCATTAAAAATGAAAGAATTTACATTGAGGAAGATTGGACAGAGGAAGGAATAGCAACTGAGTTAATACGCTTAGGTGTGCCGGCTAGTGATATTGTATTGGCGTTTCAGCCGCCAGAGGTGAGACAGTATACTGATTTTGCGATCGCTTAA
- a CDS encoding DUF3326 domain-containing protein — MNHSYTAILIVPTGVGAAIGGYAGDAIPVARLLAQVCDRLITHPNVLNGASLYWNIPNAFYVEGYGLDKFATGNWGLRPVRSNKIGLLLDQGIEPELRLRHLQAADAAQATLGLALTDYVITDAPLNVELRTSASGVSWGTINNPDSLLRGAETLIKQAKAEAIAVVARFPDNIDEEAAQNYRQGKGVDPIAGAEAVISHLIVKNFQIPCAHAPALAAEPPQPNLSPRSAAEELGYTFLPSVLVGLNRAPQFIVEKELTISLPDDIWAEQVDAIIMPATACGSSALLSLSQKPCQIIAVEENQTQIKVPPQSLGIKAIKVNSYLEAAGLLVAHKAGINPTSLTSQIGSLAIVNSH, encoded by the coding sequence ATGAATCATTCTTACACTGCAATTCTGATAGTTCCGACTGGTGTTGGTGCGGCAATTGGTGGTTATGCTGGGGATGCTATACCCGTAGCTAGATTATTAGCACAGGTTTGCGATCGCCTGATCACTCATCCTAATGTCCTCAATGGTGCAAGTTTGTACTGGAATATCCCCAACGCTTTCTATGTCGAAGGCTATGGACTAGATAAATTTGCTACTGGAAACTGGGGTTTGCGTCCTGTACGCAGTAACAAGATAGGTTTACTTTTAGACCAAGGTATTGAACCAGAGTTAAGGCTGCGACATCTACAAGCAGCCGATGCAGCCCAGGCTACACTCGGTTTAGCTTTGACTGATTATGTAATTACAGATGCCCCATTAAACGTAGAATTACGTACATCAGCATCAGGCGTAAGTTGGGGAACAATTAACAACCCCGATAGTTTACTCAGAGGCGCAGAAACATTAATTAAACAAGCAAAAGCAGAGGCGATCGCAGTTGTTGCCCGTTTTCCCGATAATATAGATGAAGAGGCCGCACAAAACTACCGCCAAGGCAAAGGCGTAGATCCCATTGCTGGCGCAGAGGCTGTAATTAGCCATTTAATCGTCAAAAACTTTCAAATTCCCTGCGCCCATGCACCAGCCTTAGCAGCTGAACCGCCCCAACCAAATTTATCTCCTCGTTCTGCGGCGGAAGAATTAGGTTATACTTTTTTACCAAGTGTACTTGTAGGATTAAATCGCGCCCCACAATTTATAGTAGAAAAGGAATTAACTATATCCCTCCCCGACGACATTTGGGCAGAGCAAGTAGATGCCATAATTATGCCAGCCACAGCTTGTGGTAGCAGTGCATTACTTAGCCTCAGCCAAAAACCATGTCAAATCATCGCAGTGGAGGAAAATCAAACTCAAATCAAAGTCCCACCCCAAAGTTTGGGAATCAAAGCCATAAAAGTCAACTCATATTTAGAAGCAGCAGGTTTATTAGTAGCACACAAAGCAGGGATAAACCCGACTTCCTTGACTTCTCAAATAGGATCTTTGGCAATAGTCAATAGTCATTAG
- the purN gene encoding phosphoribosylglycinamide formyltransferase: protein MTICADSTSSLVSPCVNNHQFTVINPLKLGILASGSGSNFEAVAQAIEDKQLNAQIQVLIYNNPSAKVAHKAANRGIETVLLNHREYKNRAAFDEEIVNTLRRYDVDWVILAGWMRVVTSTFIDAFPNKIINIHPSLLPSFKGIHAVEQALEAGVKITGCTVHLVCLEVDSGEILIQAAVPILPNDTAETLHARIQVQEHRILPQAIALAAQK, encoded by the coding sequence ATGACCATCTGTGCTGATTCTACCTCTAGTCTTGTTTCTCCTTGCGTTAATAACCATCAATTTACTGTAATAAATCCTCTCAAACTAGGAATTTTGGCTTCTGGTAGCGGGAGTAATTTTGAAGCAGTCGCACAGGCTATAGAAGACAAGCAACTCAATGCCCAAATACAAGTTTTAATTTACAATAATCCTTCAGCTAAGGTTGCACATAAAGCTGCTAACCGAGGGATTGAAACAGTATTATTAAATCACCGCGAATATAAAAATCGTGCTGCATTTGATGAGGAAATTGTCAATACATTGCGGCGTTATGATGTAGATTGGGTAATTTTAGCTGGTTGGATGCGAGTTGTCACATCTACATTTATTGACGCTTTTCCCAATAAAATTATTAATATTCACCCCAGTTTATTACCCAGTTTTAAAGGTATTCATGCTGTCGAACAAGCCTTAGAAGCTGGGGTAAAAATTACTGGTTGTACAGTGCATTTAGTATGTTTAGAAGTCGATAGCGGCGAAATTTTAATACAAGCAGCTGTACCAATACTACCAAATGATACAGCCGAAACACTCCACGCGAGAATTCAAGTCCAAGAACACAGAATTTTACCACAGGCGATCGCCCTAGCTGCACAAAAGTAA
- a CDS encoding carbohydrate ABC transporter permease: MQKKYAKSWLDNDTFAAWTFLSPALILLGLFVIWPIAYLCYLSFTAGSFTSTGAYWVGLKNYWRLIFNPDFWQVLGNTVYFTVATVIPSLIIPIGLAVLLNRSIVLRGFLRSAYFLPSITSLVAAGLGFRWLFQASGPVNAFLSLFSLPPISWLGDTFWAMPVLIVLSVWKQLGFNMVVFLAGLQAIPPSRYEAAELDGANGWQQFWHITLPGLRPTLIFATITTAIFTLRSFEQVYVVTGGGPLNTTNLLVYYIYQEAFGQFDFGYAAAAATVLLAFTLVLVYLQLQSWGEES; encoded by the coding sequence ATGCAAAAAAAATATGCAAAGTCATGGTTAGATAATGATACATTTGCCGCTTGGACTTTTCTCTCACCCGCACTGATTTTATTAGGTTTATTCGTTATTTGGCCGATAGCTTATTTGTGTTACCTGAGTTTTACGGCTGGGAGTTTTACTTCTACAGGTGCTTATTGGGTAGGGTTAAAAAATTACTGGCGTTTAATTTTCAATCCTGATTTTTGGCAAGTTCTTGGCAACACAGTTTATTTTACCGTTGCTACAGTTATTCCTAGTTTGATTATTCCTATTGGTTTAGCAGTCTTATTAAATCGTTCCATAGTGCTGCGCGGTTTTTTGCGGAGTGCTTATTTTTTACCTTCTATTACATCTCTAGTAGCGGCTGGTTTAGGATTTCGTTGGTTATTTCAAGCTTCCGGCCCCGTCAACGCATTTTTAAGTTTATTTAGTCTTCCCCCTATTTCTTGGCTGGGAGATACATTTTGGGCAATGCCTGTATTAATTGTTTTAAGTGTTTGGAAACAACTAGGTTTTAATATGGTGGTATTCCTAGCAGGCTTACAAGCCATTCCTCCTAGTCGCTACGAAGCCGCAGAATTAGACGGTGCTAATGGTTGGCAACAATTTTGGCACATTACTTTACCTGGATTGCGTCCGACTTTAATTTTTGCCACAATCACTACTGCTATTTTCACTTTACGAAGTTTCGAGCAAGTTTATGTAGTTACCGGGGGTGGGCCGTTAAATACTACGAATCTGTTAGTTTACTATATTTATCAAGAAGCCTTCGGTCAATTTGATTTTGGTTATGCAGCCGCCGCCGCTACTGTGTTACTAGCTTTTACTTTGGTATTAGTTTATTTACAATTACAAAGCTGGGGAGAAGAATCTTAG
- the acnB gene encoding bifunctional aconitate hydratase 2/2-methylisocitrate dehydratase, which translates to MLEKYRQHVAERAALGIPPLPLDAQQTSELCELLKNPPAGEEDTLLHLLRDRVPPGVDAAAYVKAGFLTGIAKGEITSPLISSIEAVELLGTMVGGYNVQSLIELLQLPTVSVSDSSSTPLVMGGEGKEPIAAYAAAALSKTLLVYDAFHDVLELAKINPYAKRVIDSWAEAEWFTVRPKLPEYINVTVFKVPGETNTDDLSPATHATTRPDIPLHALAMLESRQPGSLETIAELKKKGHPVAYVGDVVGTGSSRKSAINSVLWHMGQDIPYVPNKRAGGYILGGAIAPIFFNTAEDAGALPIQCDVTKLETGMVITIYPYRGEITNEDGEVISTFTLKPDTILDEVRAGGRIPLLIGRTLTDKTRQALGLEPSTLFIRPQQPEDTGKGYTLAQKMVGKACSLPGVRPGTSCEPIMTTVGSQDTTGPMTRDELKELACLGFSADLVMQSFCHTAAYPKPVDIKTHHELPDFISSRGGVALRPGDGIIHSWLNRMLLPDTVGTGGDSHTRFPLGISFPAGSGLVAFAGALGVMPLDMPESVLVRFKGELQPGITLRDIVNAIPYVAIQKGLLTVEKENKKNIFSGKILEMEGLPDLKVEQAFELTDASAERSCAGCTIKLSEATIAEYLRSNIALLKNMVARGYQDARTIMRRVAQMEAWLANPVLLEGDADAEYAEIIEIDLNEITEPIVAAPNDPDNVKLLSEVANDPVQEVFVGSCMTNIGHYRATAKVLEGAGAVKTRLWIAPPTRMDEHQLKEEGVYGVFGAAGARTEMPGCSLCMGNQARVADGTTVFSTSTRNFNNRMGKGARVYLGSAELAAVCALLGRIPTVQEYLDIVANKIHPFADNLYRYLNFDQIAGFEDEGRVISKEEEALLV; encoded by the coding sequence ATGTTAGAAAAATATCGTCAACACGTTGCTGAAAGAGCAGCACTCGGTATTCCGCCCTTACCCTTGGATGCACAGCAAACATCAGAACTGTGTGAATTACTGAAAAATCCACCAGCAGGGGAAGAAGATACATTATTACATTTATTGCGCGATCGCGTCCCCCCTGGTGTAGACGCAGCCGCCTATGTGAAAGCCGGTTTCCTTACAGGTATTGCTAAAGGCGAAATTACTAGTCCCTTAATTTCTTCAATTGAAGCAGTGGAATTACTGGGAACAATGGTAGGCGGTTATAATGTGCAGTCTTTAATTGAGTTACTGCAATTGCCGACTGTATCAGTATCAGACTCTTCTAGCACACCCTTGGTAATGGGAGGAGAAGGTAAAGAACCCATCGCCGCCTATGCCGCCGCCGCCCTTAGTAAAACCTTATTGGTGTATGATGCCTTCCATGATGTTTTGGAATTAGCTAAAATCAACCCCTACGCCAAGCGGGTAATTGATTCTTGGGCAGAAGCAGAGTGGTTTACAGTTCGTCCCAAACTCCCAGAATATATTAACGTCACTGTTTTTAAAGTGCCTGGGGAAACCAACACCGATGATTTATCCCCAGCCACCCACGCCACCACTCGTCCAGATATTCCCCTCCACGCCTTGGCAATGTTAGAGTCACGGCAACCAGGAAGCTTAGAAACTATTGCCGAGTTGAAGAAAAAAGGACATCCTGTAGCTTATGTTGGGGATGTGGTTGGGACTGGTTCTTCCCGGAAGTCCGCTATTAACTCCGTGTTATGGCACATGGGGCAGGATATCCCCTATGTTCCCAACAAACGCGCCGGGGGTTATATTTTAGGTGGTGCGATCGCGCCTATCTTTTTCAACACTGCCGAAGATGCCGGTGCTTTACCCATACAATGCGATGTCACCAAACTCGAAACCGGCATGGTAATTACCATCTATCCCTACAGAGGTGAAATTACCAACGAAGACGGCGAAGTTATTTCCACCTTCACCCTCAAACCCGACACCATCCTTGATGAAGTCCGCGCCGGTGGACGCATCCCCCTATTAATTGGACGTACCCTCACCGACAAAACCCGCCAAGCACTAGGCTTAGAACCCAGCACCCTGTTCATCCGTCCCCAACAACCAGAAGACACAGGGAAAGGCTACACCCTCGCCCAAAAAATGGTCGGTAAAGCTTGCAGTTTACCTGGTGTGCGTCCTGGTACATCTTGCGAACCCATCATGACCACCGTTGGTTCTCAAGATACCACAGGGCCAATGACCCGCGACGAACTCAAAGAACTCGCTTGTCTCGGCTTCAGTGCAGACTTAGTAATGCAGAGTTTCTGTCACACCGCCGCCTATCCCAAACCCGTAGACATCAAAACCCACCACGAACTCCCCGATTTCATCTCCTCCCGTGGCGGTGTCGCCCTACGTCCCGGCGATGGTATCATCCACTCATGGCTCAACCGGATGCTTTTACCTGATACCGTCGGTACAGGTGGCGACTCCCACACACGCTTCCCCTTGGGAATATCCTTCCCCGCCGGTTCTGGGTTAGTCGCCTTTGCTGGCGCGTTGGGTGTTATGCCTTTGGATATGCCAGAATCAGTATTAGTCAGATTCAAAGGAGAATTGCAACCAGGAATTACCTTAAGAGATATTGTTAACGCTATTCCTTACGTTGCCATTCAAAAAGGTTTGTTAACTGTCGAAAAAGAGAACAAGAAAAACATCTTTTCCGGCAAAATTTTAGAAATGGAAGGCTTACCAGATTTAAAAGTCGAACAAGCCTTTGAATTAACAGACGCTTCCGCCGAACGTTCTTGTGCAGGCTGCACCATTAAATTGAGTGAAGCAACAATTGCTGAATATCTGCGTTCCAACATTGCCCTGTTAAAGAACATGGTAGCCAGAGGCTATCAAGATGCGCGTACAATTATGCGCCGCGTCGCCCAAATGGAAGCATGGTTGGCGAATCCTGTATTACTAGAAGGCGACGCAGATGCGGAGTATGCAGAAATAATTGAAATTGATTTGAACGAAATCACAGAACCAATTGTTGCTGCTCCAAATGACCCCGATAATGTTAAATTATTATCGGAAGTTGCTAATGATCCAGTACAAGAAGTATTCGTTGGTTCTTGTATGACAAATATCGGCCATTATCGAGCAACTGCGAAAGTTTTAGAAGGTGCAGGTGCAGTCAAAACTCGCCTGTGGATAGCACCACCCACCCGCATGGATGAACACCAATTAAAAGAAGAAGGTGTGTATGGTGTGTTTGGTGCAGCTGGCGCAAGAACAGAAATGCCAGGATGCAGTTTATGTATGGGAAATCAGGCGCGAGTTGCTGATGGCACAACTGTATTTTCTACCTCTACCCGCAACTTCAATAACCGCATGGGTAAAGGTGCAAGAGTGTATTTAGGTTCTGCTGAGTTAGCCGCAGTTTGTGCATTATTAGGACGCATTCCTACAGTACAGGAATATCTTGATATTGTGGCGAATAAGATTCATCCTTTTGCTGATAATTTATATCGGTATTTGAACTTTGATCAAATCGCCGGTTTTGAGGATGAAGGGCGCGTGATTTCTAAAGAGGAGGAAGCTTTGTTAGTATAG
- a CDS encoding CPBP family intramembrane glutamic endopeptidase gives MVEKQKQEPEIPYLSRVQVLVAMGVTALLLWTIARVWLYFGNFLLFEWHLYPRDLLLGLGIGLFITGLSGLAYRVWPKYRYSADYYLEMVLKPLAWPDLIWLGLLPGLSEELLFRGVMLPALGLDHLAVIGSSVCFGILHLSGYQQWPYVVWATIIGIILGYSALLTGNLLVPIVAHMVTNWISSCLWKIQQG, from the coding sequence GTGGTAGAAAAACAAAAACAAGAACCAGAAATCCCATATTTATCGCGTGTCCAAGTTCTAGTGGCGATGGGAGTCACTGCATTATTGTTGTGGACAATTGCCAGGGTATGGTTATACTTTGGTAACTTTTTGCTGTTTGAATGGCATTTGTATCCTAGAGATTTACTCTTGGGACTGGGTATAGGTTTATTCATTACTGGGTTAAGTGGTCTAGCTTATCGTGTATGGCCAAAGTACCGCTATAGTGCTGATTATTACCTAGAAATGGTGCTGAAGCCTTTAGCTTGGCCGGATTTAATTTGGTTAGGTTTGCTACCTGGGTTAAGTGAAGAACTATTATTTCGGGGTGTAATGTTACCCGCTTTAGGATTAGATCACCTGGCGGTTATCGGCTCTAGTGTTTGCTTTGGCATTTTACACTTGAGCGGTTATCAACAATGGCCTTATGTTGTTTGGGCAACTATTATTGGGATCATACTGGGATATAGCGCACTGTTAACGGGTAACTTACTAGTGCCGATTGTGGCTCACATGGTGACAAACTGGATTTCTAGTTGTTTGTGGAAAATCCAGCAAGGATAA
- a CDS encoding DNA-binding protein, with translation MSRSTSYHEKLIQDLKNPLEAAAYIEVVLEEGDPRMLSKALQNVIESHGGVDQLSTQVKELYNELDQMLLDKGKIEFYSLHSLLDALGLHLAVTVKS, from the coding sequence ATGTCTAGAAGTACAAGCTATCACGAAAAACTGATACAAGACTTAAAAAATCCACTAGAAGCAGCAGCTTATATTGAAGTGGTTTTAGAAGAAGGCGACCCAAGAATGTTAAGTAAAGCACTCCAAAATGTCATAGAATCGCACGGTGGAGTTGATCAGCTTTCTACACAAGTCAAAGAACTCTACAATGAACTTGACCAAATGCTATTAGATAAAGGCAAAATTGAGTTTTACAGTCTACATTCTTTGTTAGATGCTTTAGGCTTACATTTGGCAGTAACAGTAAAGTCATAA
- a CDS encoding type II toxin-antitoxin system RelE/ParE family toxin, with translation MEVQPKEIRNYLRSDGIDIFSEWFDSLRDRKAKAKIRARIDRVEEGNLGDCKSVGDGVFELRIDYGSGYRIYFGQEGSTIIILLCGGDKSTQDKDIAKAKEYWRDYRSKDDV, from the coding sequence ATGGAAGTTCAACCAAAAGAAATCAGGAACTATTTAAGATCTGATGGTATAGATATTTTTTCTGAGTGGTTTGACTCTCTGCGGGATAGAAAAGCAAAAGCTAAAATCAGAGCAAGAATAGACCGAGTAGAAGAGGGTAATTTAGGTGATTGTAAATCAGTTGGTGATGGAGTTTTTGAACTTAGAATAGACTACGGTTCTGGCTACCGCATATACTTTGGTCAAGAAGGTTCAACAATTATTATTCTTTTGTGTGGTGGGGATAAAAGCACTCAAGATAAAGATATTGCTAAAGCTAAAGAATATTGGCGAGACTACAGGAGTAAAGATGATGTCTAG
- the fraD gene encoding septal junction protein FraD: MNSLLKDIFGLFGILDDVYKQLKKILIPPKAYSWQTLIYLSVFSGFMSSFAVSPIRDIIALCGWLFLIAGTAWYTTDDPLKVPGTNMPIGALITGFLVSVFAFGNQRDLLTPRTVVIWPTIAALITAIPDFIEGTDTDSKARIPKPEARQKIIILVASCMVISCWLNFYFVMDKWLQEYPSLLADEFQNSTFVVRRGERERVPENGVLILNQLQPLVEAQISDKPWSEVERWLLEAKVNVGQLGRQIVDKNLSQFDEKELWRIEPRVTNTKAGGYVLDLLAIWTGPSAGVKGYFLRKLCRIEPLAASRNRSSSSSSEDKIAVAEISCDRTISIKRETPPPQQ, encoded by the coding sequence AGATATTTTTGGATTATTTGGTATTTTGGATGATGTCTATAAACAACTGAAAAAAATCTTAATTCCACCAAAAGCGTATTCTTGGCAAACCCTGATTTATTTAAGTGTTTTTTCAGGTTTTATGTCTTCTTTTGCTGTTAGCCCTATTAGAGATATTATCGCGCTTTGTGGTTGGTTATTTTTAATTGCTGGAACTGCTTGGTATACCACTGATGATCCTCTAAAAGTTCCTGGTACTAATATGCCTATAGGCGCGTTAATTACCGGATTTTTAGTGTCTGTTTTTGCCTTTGGTAATCAAAGAGATTTATTAACACCCAGAACAGTTGTCATTTGGCCGACAATAGCAGCTTTAATTACAGCGATTCCAGATTTTATTGAGGGGACTGATACTGATTCTAAAGCGCGGATACCCAAACCAGAAGCACGACAGAAAATTATTATTTTAGTTGCTAGTTGTATGGTGATTAGCTGCTGGTTAAACTTTTATTTTGTTATGGATAAGTGGCTACAAGAATATCCAAGTTTACTAGCAGATGAATTTCAAAATAGTACCTTTGTGGTTAGAAGGGGAGAAAGAGAAAGAGTCCCAGAAAATGGGGTATTAATTTTAAATCAACTACAACCATTAGTAGAAGCGCAAATTTCTGACAAACCTTGGTCAGAAGTTGAAAGATGGTTATTAGAAGCAAAAGTTAATGTAGGACAACTAGGAAGACAAATTGTAGATAAGAATCTATCTCAGTTTGATGAAAAAGAATTATGGCGTATTGAACCGCGTGTAACTAATACTAAAGCTGGCGGTTACGTATTAGATTTACTAGCAATTTGGACAGGCCCTAGTGCTGGTGTCAAAGGTTATTTCTTAAGAAAATTATGTCGAATTGAACCACTAGCAGCATCAAGAAATCGCAGTTCTAGCAGTTCATCAGAAGACAAAATTGCAGTAGCCGAAATTTCCTGCGATCGCACAATTTCCATTAAGCGTGAAACACCCCCACCACAACAATAA
- a CDS encoding 2Fe-2S iron-sulfur cluster-binding protein, which produces MSKTYNVEIVHQGQTHTFQVPEDKTILSVADEQGLELPSSCHAGVCTTCAGQILSGTVDQTDGMGVSPELQKQGYVLLCVAYPRSDLKIETEKEEVVYQKQFGK; this is translated from the coding sequence ATGTCTAAAACTTACAACGTTGAGATTGTCCACCAGGGTCAAACTCATACATTCCAGGTTCCTGAAGATAAAACCATCTTATCAGTTGCGGATGAGCAAGGGTTGGAATTACCCAGCTCTTGTCATGCTGGTGTTTGCACAACTTGTGCAGGGCAAATTCTCAGTGGTACTGTAGATCAAACTGATGGTATGGGTGTCAGTCCTGAACTGCAAAAACAAGGCTATGTCTTGTTGTGTGTTGCTTATCCCCGTTCTGACTTGAAAATTGAAACGGAAAAAGAAGAAGTAGTTTATCAGAAGCAATTTGGTAAATAA